In one window of Spirochaetota bacterium DNA:
- a CDS encoding NAD(P)-dependent oxidoreductase, whose product MAGEFQGRVAFITGAAHGQGRAVALAFAREGAHVVGFDVAKNIEYPAYTFGTGEELESLRKEVESLGQKALVFAGDVRDDAAIMAAVNGTIASLGRIDVLFNNAGICAYARAHEMTENEWDSMIDINLKGAWMVARRVIPHMIAARTGVIVNNSSVMGLRGGGRLSHYAASKWGLTGLTKSWAIELAPHNVRVVSIHPTGVNTPMNDGLAFLEGATPLEIAERSAGNLLPVPWVETQDVAELVLYLSSDRARYATGSQFVLDAGLLTR is encoded by the coding sequence ATGGCGGGAGAATTCCAGGGCAGGGTGGCGTTTATAACCGGGGCGGCCCACGGGCAGGGCAGGGCGGTCGCGCTCGCCTTCGCGCGCGAGGGCGCCCACGTCGTGGGGTTCGACGTGGCGAAGAATATCGAGTACCCGGCGTATACGTTCGGGACCGGCGAGGAGCTGGAATCGCTCAGGAAGGAAGTCGAATCGCTCGGGCAAAAGGCGCTCGTCTTTGCGGGCGACGTACGCGACGACGCGGCGATCATGGCCGCGGTGAACGGGACGATCGCGTCCCTTGGGCGGATCGACGTGCTCTTCAACAACGCCGGCATATGCGCCTACGCGCGCGCCCACGAGATGACCGAGAACGAGTGGGACTCCATGATCGACATAAACCTGAAAGGGGCCTGGATGGTCGCGCGGCGCGTCATCCCGCACATGATCGCGGCGCGCACCGGCGTCATCGTCAACAACTCGTCGGTCATGGGACTGCGCGGCGGGGGGCGCCTCTCGCATTACGCCGCGAGCAAGTGGGGGCTCACGGGCCTCACGAAAAGCTGGGCCATAGAGCTCGCCCCGCACAACGTCCGGGTCGTGAGCATCCATCCCACGGGCGTGAATACCCCCATGAACGACGGGCTCGCCTTCCTGGAGGGTGCGACGCCCCTTGAAATCGCGGAGCGCTCCGCGGGAAACCTCCTTCCCGTCCCCTGGGTGGAGACGCAGGACGTCGCGGAGTTGGTCCTCTACCTCTCGAGCGACAGGGCGCGTTATGCGACAGGATCCCAATTCGTACTCGACGCCGGGCTCCTTACCCGATAA